One Selenomonadales bacterium genomic window, TCACTGTGGAGAGCGTTTTGAACAACGCCTTGCCCCGGAGCCTCTCCCAAAGATACTGGCTGAAGTTAAAGACCGCGGGCTCGCTCCCAATACCTACGAGGGCTGTGTCGTGCGCCTCGCCGACAAAATAGCCTATCTCGGGCGCGACTTAGAAGACGCGATTACCGCTAAGTTTGTCACCCTAGCGGAGGTAGACCCCCTAGTGAGGCAGGCGCTGGGCAGTTCAAACGGGCAGATTATCGGCACGCTTGTCGCCGATGTAGTGCAGGAGTCGACGGGGAAAGATTACGTCGGCTTTTCCGACGAGAAAAACGAATTGGTGCTGCGGCTCTACGCCTTTAACAAAGAGCGCATCTACCGTCACCCCCGCATGGAGCGCTACCGCGTGTTTTGCCAGCGCATTATCGAAGGTGTGTTTGACTATTTGTTAGATCTCTTCACGCGGCAAGGATGGGATTTGCCGCCCTATGCGCATGGGGCAATTCGCCTCGACGCGCAGTTTGGCGAGTTTTTGCGCGGTATGCGGCACATCTATGAGGCCAATGCGGTGCCAGCCGTGCGTATTATCGCCGACTATGTGGCGGGCATGACCGACGACTTCGCCATAGAAGCCATAAAGCAAATAACTATCCCCGCGCCT contains:
- a CDS encoding HD domain-containing protein yields the protein MLNPLPPALLRARAYPREADLRGDYFRDVTAIIHSTPFRRLKHKTQAFYAPQNDHVCTRIEHVLHVATIAVTICKALGLDADLAQAIALAHDLGHAPFGHEGERVLHNRTTEIGGFIHELHGLRVVDVLAHDGAGLNLTYGVRDGVISHCGERFEQRLAPEPLPKILAEVKDRGLAPNTYEGCVVRLADKIAYLGRDLEDAITAKFVTLAEVDPLVRQALGSSNGQIIGTLVADVVQESTGKDYVGFSDEKNELVLRLYAFNKERIYRHPRMERYRVFCQRIIEGVFDYLLDLFTRQGWDLPPYAHGAIRLDAQFGEFLRGMRHIYEANAVPAVRIIADYVAGMTDDFAIEAIKQITIPAPIDFD